GCTAGAACTGCTACTTTGTTACAGGTTTCTCAGTCAGATTATGAAACAGATAGGCTAACAACTTGGTGGGAAAATGCGGAGGAACAAGTAGTAGATGAAAACCATGAGCCATTCACTATTGTAGTACCGATATACAACCCCCAAACCCAACGATATCTAATAGAAATGGCAGCCCTAATCGGTCGTCATGAATCTGGAACCATTGTACCCTTAGCTATTACGAAAAGTCATGTTCAAATGGACGATCCCCAATTAGTAATAGCGCTAGAAGAAAGTAGAAAGCGATTAAATTTAACCAGAGAAATCAGTCAAGAATTTGGTGTAGAAGTATCGCCGACAATTCGGATTGATGACGATCCAGCTTTAGGAATTAGCCGTGTTAGTCGAGAACAAAACGCTAGTTTAGTGGTGATGGGTTGGTCGCGGACAACAGGTTTGCGTGCCCGTTTATTTGGTAGTGTAATTGATAGCGTGTTTTGGTCATCTCACTGTCCGGTAGCAGTGACGCGCCTGTTAAGCAGTCCCACGACTATCCAAAGAATTCTTGTCCCGGTTGGAGACTTAACACGGCAAACTATAGGTGCTGTCAGGTTTTCACAAATTGTAGCTGATGTCAATCAAGCAGAAGTAGTACTTTTACACGTGAGCGATCGCAAAACACCTCAAAACTTAGTAGACAAATTTGCCTTGCAAATGTCTGAAATTGCCGATAAAAGCCAGTTACAGGTGAAGACAAATATTCAAACAATTAGAGGTGATGATATTGCTAGAGTCATCATTCAAGAATCTCAGAAATTTGATTTAGCAGTGTTGCGTTCTGTCCGTTATCGCACAGCAGGTGGATTAGCCGTCAGCCATGTAACCACCCAAGTAATTAGAGAATTAAAATGCTCAATTGTTTTGCTAGGAGAACCTAACTCATGAGCAAGAAGTCAACGTCAGTAACTATAATTACTTATAAATGTTACAAAGTAGTTCTCTAGAGACAGAGAGAAAAAATCTAGATAGCAAGATAATTATTAATCATCTCCTAAGCTAATTTAGGTAGTATCTATCGCTTTTACACCTGTGATTCACCAGCCTCAAGAGTTAACAGAAAACCGCCTGCTAGATAACTTTCCACCAGAGGAGCTAAAACGCTTGCATCCTCATCTGGAGCTAGTTTCGCTCTCATTAGGAGAATTTATTATCTCGCCTGATGAGCCGATATCTTTTATTTATTTCCCTGTTAACTCATTGCTTTCTCTAGTAACAGTGATGGAGGATGGCTCAACAGTTGAATCTGGGTGTGTTGGACGTGAGGGAATGGCAGGTTTGCCAATCCTTTTAGATGCAAGTACAACGCCGATGCAAACGTTGGTACAAATTGCAGGCTTGGCTGTGCGTGTTAAAGCTCAGATCCTCAAAGAGGCGTTCGACAGAGGCGGCGCAGTACAAAAGCTTCTCCTCCGTTACATACATACAGTTATTGTTTTAGGTTCCCAAAGTACTGCTTGCAACGCTCTTCATCATCTAGAAGCGAGACTGTGCCGTTGGTTGCTCATGAGTAGTGATGGTATAGGTTCAGAATCACTTGCTCTCACGCAAGAATTTCTGTCCACGATGCTTGGCGTTAGGCGTTCTGGAGTTAGCGAAGCTGCTAGTAAACTTCAGAGTAGGGGCTTAATCCGTTACCAACGGGGACAGATCCAAATTCTTGATAGAAAGGGTTTGGAAACCTCTGCCTGCGAATGTTACGGTATCACCACAGCAGAATATCGCCGCTTATTTAGCTGAAGCTACGTCTTAACTATTTCAGGGCATTCTCGGCTGCTCAAGAGTTACAGCCGCTAAAAAATGCAACTTGTAGGCACGATAGCGCCTATATATCCGATACCGGACAGACTCAAGCTTGTATATATATCTACACTTAGACAATTTGGCATTTGGATGCTCTTGATAGGTATAGGGCTTCAATAACGGTATAAAAATCTACTAATTTTTATTCAGTCTGGTGAAAGAAACTATTTTTTCTGAAACTAAGACTATTGGAGGCTTTTATTAAGCGAATATTGATTTGTGATGATGTTGCTGATGACTCTTTTCTTCTTCAAACGATTTTACAAGCAGAGCCATGCCAGATTGAAATTGTTGATTCGGGTGCAGCGGTGCTTGCCTTTTTGGAAACAACCTCTAATTTACCTGACTTACTAATACTAGATGTGATGATGCCAAAAATAGATGGATTTGAAGTTGTTCGCCGTCTGAGAGAATCGGTTAAATTTCAATTTATTCCTATTTTGTTAGTGACAGGTTTAAATGAAGAAGATGTCATGAATGAAGACAATATCAAGATTGATGGCATTATCCATAAACCCTGCGATCCAGATACAGTAATTGCTAAAGTGCGAGTAATCTTAGATTGAAATTTCTCAAAATTAAGTTAATTTAAAAAGCCAGTGTCTCGAAACAGCGATGCAAGATACTGGCTCCAGATATTATCAAAAATTTAGGGTATTGCCATTAATTAGCTAGTAAGAAATGAAGTGTATCCAGAAAGTTATCCCTTTTCTAAAGCAAGATCTGGAAATAAAAAATAGTCCAATAGTTGAAAACTGACTATTAGAATTAGAGGACAGAGGGAGACATTAACTAATGCTCATTTCTCCCTCTTGTTCTAATCTAAGCAAACTTACTCGCGGCGGCAAATCTTTTGTTAATTTCATCCCAATTAACCACATTCCACCAAGCTTCTAAATAATCGGCGCGGCGGTTTTGGTAATTGAGATAATATGCGTGTTCCCAAACATCATTACCTAAAATAGGATATTTACCTGCACTGATGGGACTGTCTTGGTTAGCTGTTGTATTGACTTCCAATTTGCCATTTGTGTTGCGGACAAGCCAAACCCAACCACTACCAAATTGAGAAGCACCAGCTTCGTTAAATTGTTTTTTAAAGGCAGCAAAACTACCAAAATTTTCATTAATGGCGGATGAGATCGCTCCTGTTGGTTCGCCACCACCTTGGGGCTTCATAATTTGCCAAAACATCGAGTGATTCACGTGCCCACCGCCATTATTACGTACCGTTTTGCGAACATCTGCGGGTACGGTGTCAAGTTTACGTAACAGTTCTTCAACAGTTCTGCTTTTAAGTTGTGGATATTTCTCTAAAGCAGCATTTAGGTTTTTCACATAAGTTGCATGATGCTTATCGTGATGAAACTCCATTGTTCTTGCATCAATGTGTGGTTCCAGCGCATTGTAAGCATAGGGCAAAGGTGGTAATTGAATCGCTCCTTGAGTAGTATTTGGTGTTGGTAGGGGACTGCTGGAACTGGCACTAGGAGATTGCTCTGCTGTAGCACAACCATCTAATGCAAAAGTCCCCGTACCTACTGCGAGTAAAAACAAGAAATGGCGTCGATTAATAGTCATAAAATTTTTTGCAGCGAATCAATTAAATAACTTGATAAATTTTATTTTCTTCGATTCAGGTGGCAAAAAATCAAGAAATGGGGAATGGGGCATGAGGAAGATGGAGGGAGGGAAGTGTGGGAAGTGTGGGGAGAGAGGGGAGAAACTTCCTTGACTCGTTTGTATCCCCTGCTCTTTGCTCTCTTGCTTTTTCTCAGTCCCTAGCCCCTAGTTCCTTTTCTATTAACCAAAATGTTGAATAATGGCGTCGGCAAATTCAGAACACTTGAGGGGTTCTACAGGTGGTTCTAGCAACCGCGCTAAGTCGTAGGTGACTTGACGGTTGGCGATCGCATCTCCTAAACCTTTCTTAATTAAATCTGCGGCTTCTTGCCAACCCAAATACTCAAGCATCATCACACCAGACAAAATCACCGAACCGGGATTAATTCTGTCTAAGCCGGCGTGTTTGGGTGCTGTACCGTGGGTAGCTTCAAAGATGGCGCAAGCATCACCAATATTCGCCCCTGGCCCCATTCCTAAGCCGCCCACAATCGCAGCCGCCGCATCGGATAGGTAATCGCCATTCAAGTTCATCGTCGCCAGAATCGAATATTCATCGGGTCTGGTTTGGATTTGTTGAAAGATACTGTCAGCAATTCGGTCATTGACCATGATTTTTTCTTTCCACTTGCCGTTACCGTGGCTATCCCAAATTGCATTAAGAACTGTTTCAACTTCCTTGACAATTTGCGCTTTTTTCTCTGGAGTTAAAGCATCAAATCCAGGGTCAACTAGACGGGCATTTTCTTCTAAGGAAATATTGGGATTTTTCTCTTTGTTGCTCAAAATCCAAGATTCCCGTTCGGTGACGCACTCGGCACGAAATTCGCTGGTTGCGAGTTCGTAACCCCAATCACGGAAAGCGCCTTCGGTGTACTTCATGATGTTGCCTTTATGCACCAAAGTCACCTGTTGCTTGTTTTGGGGCAATAGTAGGGCGTGTTTAATCGCACGGCGTACCAAGCGCTGAGAACCCTTTTTGCTGATGGGTTTGATGCCAATCCCAGAATCTAAAGGAATTTGCTTTTTGCCGTGTTCTGGGGTGGCGGGGATGAGATCTTCGTTGAGAATTTTAATTAAGCGATCGCCGATTTCGCTACCTTGTCGCCACTCAATCCCCAAATAAATATCTTCTGTATTTTCCCGATAAACAATTACATCCAGTTTTTCGGGGTTTTTGTGGGGTGAGGGTGTCCCTGCATAGTAACGGCAAGGACGCACGCAAGCATACAAGTCAAAAATTTGTCTTAGTGCCACATTCAAGGAACGAATGCCGCCCCCCACAGGAGTTGTTAGAGGCCCTTTGATAGCAACACCATATTCTTCAATTGCCGTTAGCGTATCCTGGGGTAAATATTGGTATGTACCATATAAATCGCACGCTTCATCCCCAGCGTAAACTTTAAACCAACTAATTTGACGTTTACCGTTATATGCTTTTGCTACCGCAGCATCAAGTACTTTTTGGGCAGCAGGCCAGATATCTATACCCGTTCCATCTCCTCGAATAAAGGGGATAATTGGGTTATCAGGCACAACTGGTTCACCATTTTTGAAGGTAATTTTTGCTCCAGTTGTTGGGGGGGTAATCTTTTCGTACATAAATCACACGCTCCTGATCGATTGGCGGCCAGTCAAATACAGAAAATTTTTTATGGGAGGCTTGCAAATTTTACTGCGTATTTGCTCTGAAATTGAGGATGAGACAGCAGGAAGTAGAGGTAAATCAGGTACAGAGAGGTTTTTACCATAATCCTTTGTCCCTTCTCTTCCTTTGAGGTGCAGATTTTCCCCCTATTCACCTTGTACCTTATTTGGGGCTGAAGTTATGGAATTGAGCGAAGCGATCGCTATTTTGTACGATCAAAAATAGTAAACTACTTTTCGCTATCAGTGTTTCATCTTGAAAAACACACCATAGCGATCGCTGTTTCACAATCCCGTTAAAACGAGTAATGGCATGACAGACCCAATGATTGTATCAGGCCCTGCTAGTGACATCGACTCCCTTCGCCTCCAGTTAATCGCTGGGTCTCTTCAAGTCCAACAACAGATAATCCCACAATTAGCTGAATTGGGTAACGAGGGATTGGATGTATTGATGGAGTTTTTACTGAAACGTTCTGACACCCCAGCAACTTGGCTTGATGGCAAAGCCTACCAAGTACTCTACAACTCTGATGCACCTAAAGCCAAAGAATTTCTACAAACAAATTTTCCTGAGGGCATTGTACCTCTAAAATCAGAGTCCGGGATTAATTACAATCCCTTGCAACAAGCACTTGCTACCCAAGACTTCCAAGCAGCCGATCGCCTCACCATCCAAAAAATGTGTGAATTAGCGGGCCCAACAGCAACACAACGAAAATGGTTGTATTTTACTGAAGTGGAAAATTTCCCTACTGTTGACTTGCAAACTATTAATCATCTTTGGTTAGTCCACTCTGAAGGCAAATTTGGTTTTTCAGTACAGCGAGAAATCTGGTTAGGCTTAGGAAAAAATTGGGATAATTTCTGGACAAAAATTGGTTGGAAAGATGGTAATAATTGGACGCGATATCCTAATGAGTTTATCTGGGATTTAAGTGCTCCTAAAGGTCATTTACCTCTATCTAATCAACTGCGCGGAGTGCGAGTTATTGCTTCTTTATTTGCTCATCCAGCTTGGAAGTAGTTATCAGTCATTAGTCCTGAGTTATCAAAAGAAAGGACAAATGACAACTTACAAATGACAAAGGACAAAATCAAATAATGGCAAATGTTAGGCTAGAAGACATTAAGCGTAGATTTAACAACGTGACTGCGATCGAGGATATTTCTTTTGAAATTCCCGATGGGGAGTTTTGGGTTCTGGTGGGGCCTTCTGGTTGTGGTAAATCTACAATTTTACGCACGATCGCCGGTTTAGAGACAGCCACATCTGGCAAACTCTATATTGGCGATCGCTTGATGAATAATATCCCTGCTAGACAGAGGGATGTGGCGATGGTGTTCCAAAACTATGCGCTTTATCCGCACATGACGGTGGCGCAAAACATCGCTTTTGGCTTGCAGATGCGGAAAGTTGACACGAAGGTGATTCAAGATAGAGTCAGTACAGTGGCGCGATCGCTTTCTTTAGATAAGTTGCTGGATCGCAAACCCAAACAACTTTCTGGGGGACAGCAACAACGGGTAGCATTAGGAAGAGCGATCGCGCGTCAGCCACAAGTTTTCTTATTAGATGAACCTTTGTCTAATTTAGATGCCCAATTACGCGATGATACTAGGGCTGAGTTGAAACAGCTACATCAAAATTTGGGAATTACGACAATATATGTCACCCACGATCAAGTTGAAGCGATGACTTTGGCGGATAAGATTGTGGTGCTAAATCGCGGTAGGATTCAACAAATTGGCGATCCACAAACTATTTATGAGCTTCCTGCTAATCAAATGGTGGCATCTTTTTTAGGTAATCCACCAATGAATATTTTGCCAGCAATTTATCAGCATGATGGTTTTGATGTTAGCGGTCAGTTATTAGAAATTCCACCAAATTTACTGGAGAATTTACGCTTGCGTCAGGGACAAAGTGTGAATTTGGGAATTAGGCCTGAGCATATTTATATTAACGAACCACAAAGGCATGGAGAACACAGAGAAGACAAAGGGGGAGAATTAGTAGTTGAGGTGAGGGTGGTGGAACCTTTAGGAAGGGAAACTTTGATTCGCGTCAGTTTACCCGATTCATCGGCGTTATTGAATGTGCAGATTGGTGGTGGCGTGCGTTTGCATCCAGGCGATCGCCTTTCCCTACAACTAGATTTGAGCCAGTTGTTTGTATTCGATCCTTCGACTGGTGACAGAATTTTGCCTTAGAAATGAATGATTAAACAAGTACATAATCAAGTAATTCGCCTAGCGATCGCGCTGTCTTGGCGATAAATTTGCTATTAAACACACCAACATTGAAAATGCATAAATTTAACTGCGACTCAATTACAAGCAGACAATTAAACTGATATGTAGAGTTAAAAGCATTAATACTTATAGTAAACTTTAATTCTATTAGTAGTGTATTAGTTATATAAAAGTCTAATACTATTAATTTAATCTATGAACTTAGTAAGCCATCAGATGCAGTTATACTGAGTTCTTATCAAACAAGGCGTCGTCCATCTCGGCTCAATGCCGACAAGTTATTTTTAAACACAAGTACGATCTGAAATTACTCCAAATTATCCATCTCAAAATAATTGATTATACTTGTATTAATTAATATTTTATAGAGACATGTTAAGGAATTTTTTTAAATTAAAATACCGTATTCACTGCTACAGTTACACATCGTCAGTTCACCTAAGATTTGAAGCTAATAATAAGTCGGCAGAAATAAACACAACAATGAAGTTAAAGAATATAACGTCAAGCTTCCCGATGTTTATCAATTTTTTAGTCTTACTCCAATTCTGCAATCGGAACGATATGAAACTCTAGCCAACATAAACTAGGGTGTTCCGGGGTATATGACAACGACTTAACACGGCGTAGAAGTAGCGAGCGTGGCATGAGTCTTGCTACTAAAGGGTTACAAAAATAAAATTGCTCTACAATCTGAAAATTGCTGAAAAAGCTGATTTTTTACTGTGCCAATCGAAGTCTAAGTTATTTGGCACAGACTTTTGTCACCTAAAAATTAGAGGGGTTCAAATGGTACGGATAAAAGTAGTGGTTCTGGTCTGTCAAATCCTAATTTATAGGTAAAAGGCAATTTTTTAAACATAGTCTGGTGATGATTTTCAGACGATGCATATCGGCAAAATTAGCCTTGGCTACTTTTAGCCTAATACAGGTAATACGGGCAGCAATTAGAGGTATTTTTGCCAATAAATTGCACGTATTCCCTGATGTTATAGCCTAGGAATATCTCCTAGGTTGAGTGGGTTAACTCTACATCTGTCAAAAGTTTAGAAAATACTCAAGAAAAATTAAAAATTATGTTGGACACTACTCACAAGCATCTAATTCTTGGGGCTGGTATTGTGGGATTGGGTATGGCTGAAGCGCTCAAGAATGCGGGTATTTCCTATGACCAAGTTGATGCCAGCGATGACATTGGTGGAAATTGGTATCATGGTGTATATGAAACTGCACACATTATTTCATCACGCAAGATTACCCAATTTACCCATTTTCCTATGCCGGATAATTATCCGGACTTCCCCAGCGCTCAAAACATACGAGATTACATAAACTCCTTTGCCGATCGTTTTGATTTACGTAAAAATATTGAACTGAATCGTCTAGTTAACTACGTGCGGCCTGTTGAGAATAATCTTTGGGAAGTTACCTTTGATAATGGGGAACGGAGAATTTACAAAGGAATTATCATTTGTAATGGTCATCACTGGTGCAAACGTTTTCCTAAATTCAGAGGAGAATTTGATGGAGAGATAATTCACTCCAAAGATTATAAAAATCCTCAGCAACTACGTGGTAAGAGAGTTCTGGTGATTGGTGGAGGGAATTCCGCTTGTGATATAGCCGCAGAAGCAGCTAGGGTGGGAGCTAAATCTGTGTTGAGTATGCGTGAATCTGTATGGTTTATTCCCAAAACCTTTGCAGGTGTTCCAATTTCTGATTTAACTAAATGGTGGATGCCAGAATGGTTTCAGCGGTTTATGGCTTATGTAATTATTCTGCTGACATTTGGTAAGCACAAAGATTATGGTCTACCCAAACCCAAATATCAAATTTTTGATAAGCATCCGACCTTAAATAATGAGGTGCCTTACTATATTAAACACGGTCGCATTGCCTATAAGCCAAAGGTACGACGTTTAGATGGTAAGGAAGTTGAATTTGCCGATGGTAGTCGAGAAACCTTTGATTTAATTGTTTGTGCAACTGGTTTTCATGTTGCCTATCCATTTTTACCTCCAGAACTGCAACGGGTGGAAGGAGCAACAGTGAAATGTTATGGAGGATCGTTTCTTGAAGATTATAAAGGAATTTACTACATCGGTTGGGGACAAGCTAGAGGAGGTGTTGGTTCTTTAATTTCCGCTTTTGCACCGACATTTACTCGTTTTCTTAAACTCCAGGATGAAATTAAAATTCCTCTAGGTCTAGTCTTCAAAAAAATGGGACAGCAACTACCCACAACCCATCTTGAAGATCCACAAAAGATTTTTCGGGAATTAAAATTAGCCAATCTGTTTTTTCAACGGATAGTTCAAAAAGCTCACCGAGTTAATTCACATTATTCTCAGTTTGAAAATCATCCACTCCCACCCTTGGACAGCCCTAAACAGAAACAACGAATTTCCACTATTGCAGACTTTTGAGTAGTACTCAGCCAAGCATTGTAAATGTAAAATTTTATTCCGATGCCTCTGGGCGTAATCCATACAAGAGTTTAAAGTCTTCAGGCTTTAAGCTCTTTACTTGTTAGTAGATCGTCAATGCTACCCAACTCTGACCTACTTCTTAAACCACTCCTCCACAGACATTTTCAAGATAGGTCTAAGTAACTCGGTGCAAATAATCATCACTTGTTTGTAGTCGCGCTACTCTGCGAGAAGCCCTTCGGGTTCAGCAGTTGCTTCAAGTCGGGAAACCCGCCCAACGCACTGCTTCACCGCGTTGCGTCTATAGCGCTAAAGCGCGACTACGAGCCAAATACAGAGATTTTACTTTTCTTGACATAGTTTGGTTTTTTCTCATCGACTTATTTAATGTTTAATTGCTAACTTTGATACTTTTATGATTTTTTAAATTGTTCTAAATAGACCGAAATCTCTCTCATCATGCTGTTACAACTTTGTTAAGAAAAGTTACGCTCTCTTAACACAAGGAAATACTTCGTATGGTAGTTGCACTTGACAATAATGCACAACATCAGGTTGTAATCATTGGTGGAGGCTTTGGTGGACTCTATACAGCAAAACATCTGGCTAAAGCTAATGTGAATGTTACTCTCATCGATAAACGTAACTTCCACCTATTTCAGCCGCTTTTATATCAAGTTGCGACAGGTACCCTATCACCAGGTGACATTTCCTCACCATTGCGAGCTGTATTTAGCAAAAGTAAGAATACACAAGTGTTGCTAGGAGAAGTAAATGATATCGATCCCAAAGCACAACAAGTGATGATGGGCGATAGAGTAGTACCTTACGATACATTAATTGTTGCCACAGGTGCTAACCATTCCTATTTTGGTAAGGATCATTGGAAAGACTATGCTCCTGGCTTGAAAACTGTTGAAGATGCGATAGAAATGCGCCGTCGGATATTTGGTGCATTTGAAGCGGCAGAAAAAGAAACCGATCCCGAAAAACGCCGTGCTTGGTTGACTTTTGTGATTGTGGGCGGTGGCGCTACTGGTGTAGAGTTAGCAGGTGCGATCGCTGAGTTGGCATACAAAACCCTCAAAGAAGATTTCCGCAACATCGACACCTCAGAAACAAAGATTTTACTCTTGCAAGGGAGCGATCGCATCCTCCCACACATGGCACCAGATTTATCCCAAGAAGCAGCAGAATCTTTACAGGAATTGGGTGTGGCTATTCACACTAACACCAGAGTGACAAATATTGAAAATAACATCGTTACTTTCAAGCAAGGTGCTGAAATTAAAGAAATTGGCTCACAAACTATATTGTGGGCAGCGGGTGTAAAAGGTTCCCCAATGGGGCAAATCTTAGCAGAACGTACCGATGTAGAATGCGACCACGCCGGACGTGTGATTGTAGAACCCGACTTGACTATCAGGGGTTATAAAAACATTTTTGTAATTGGAGATTTAGCCAACTTCTCCCATCAAGATCTTAAAGCCTTACCTGGTGTTGCACCCGTAGCCAAACAACAAGGAGAGTATGTAGCTAGACTCATTCAAAAACGGCTGAAAGGTCAGACTTTACCACAATTTCATTACAACAATGTGGGTAGTTTGGCAATGATTGGGCAAAACTTAGCTGTTGTAGATTTAGGCTTCCTCAAACTCACAGGTTTCATTGCTTGGGCATTTTGGCTAGTAGTTCACATTTACTTCTTAATCGAGTTTGACACTAAATTGCTAGTAGTATTTCAGTGGGCTTGGAACTATATCACTCGTAACCGTCGCTCTAGATTGATTACAGGTCGAGAAGCTTTTACAGAAACTTTAACTAACAATAGCAATCCTTACCTGGACGAACAAAAAGTCATTCCTCTAACTCAGCTAGAAAACCGCGTGTGAAGCGTTCATTTTATACGTTTCATCGGTGATTTTGTGCTTGTCAAGCTACCTACAAACTACATTAACTTAGTTCGAGTGGACTATGGGTGTAACAATTTTTCGGGCAAGTCCTAGCGCAAGCTTGACAGCCAATACAATACTCTGGATGAACGATGGACATAACTTTACGCTCGATTTCTTCATTTTCCTCGTCATCCACAAACTCACCATCCTCATTCAATGCTCGTAGTACTAGCACATTTCTACCGCAAGCCTTAAAGCATCGACCACAGCCAATACATTTATCTTGGTTAATTTCTTGCACGAATTGGGGTGTCCAGACTTGACCCCCGAAGGTCAAACCAGTGAGTATTGCCATAGTGTAATTTTCCTTGATGACCAATGTGAATTTTTTCCGATCGCATCCGTGGATAATTTTTTTAACGCAGAGGAGCACAAAGTCAACGTGGAGGTACGCAAAGTTTTGGAGATGGTTTCTCCTCTGCTGGCTATTGGTATTGACTGAGGATCAGACTAGATAAGGTTCTTGGTGAGTGCGAATCGTGCAGTCTGAACGGGGATAGGAGACACAGAGGACAATAAATCCTTTAGCCATTTGATCGTCATCGAGAAATACCTGTTCGGATTGATCTACTTCACCTTCAACGACTTTGGCGACGCAGCTAGAGCAAGAACCAGATTGGCAAGAAAAGGGTAACTCTACATCTTGTTGTTCTGCGGCATTGAGAATTGAGGTATTTTCATCAACAGGGATGGTGATATCGAGCGATCGCTTTTTATTAATTAGTCTGACTTGATAAGTTGTCATCTTCATGTCCTCCAAAATAAATTAAGGTTTTGAGTATCAGCTACAAGGTACGCCAGCAGGGCTGCAATTCCCTGTTTGGAATGATTTCCCACAGCCACAGGTATCTGTAGCGTTGGGATTGCTAAACTTAAATCCGCTCTCTAGCAAGCCATCGACAAAATCCACAACCACGCCTTCTAGTAATGGCGCGCTTTGGGAATCAACATATATCCGTAACTTCCCTTGTTGCAAAACTATGTCATCGGCTTGGGGAGTATTGATTACTTTGATGGAATATTGGTAGCCACTGCAACCGCCATCCTCAACAGCCACACGTATACCCTTTTGAGTAGCATTTTCATCTTTACTTGAGGCTAAAAGGAAAGTACGCAGCCGGAATTCTGCTGCTTCTGTTAAAGTTAACGTCATAAAATATACCTTTTGACCATTGACCGTTGACTATTGACTATTGACTAAAACGCGACTTAGTTGTTGGGGAGTAGAATATTGGTGAGAATGAGTACCGCAGACTGGACAATTGCGATCGCGATATGAACGACGTTTAGCAAAATTCATCTGGTGCAAATCCATCGTTAATAGTTGCGATAACAATGGTTGACTACATCCAGTAATCACCTTAATTGCTTCTAGCGCTGTCAAACAAGCCAGAGTACCCGAAACCGCACCCAGTACGCCAAAACCACGCCGATCCCATTCGGGTTTTTCGGGAAATAAGCAAGACAAGCAAGGTGTTACACCAGGGACAATTGTCGTTAAGTAAGCTTCCATGCCATCCATCGCGGCTTCTACCATTGGCTTACGCCAACGCACACAAGCTGCATTTAATAAATCACGTTCGGTAAAATTATGGGCGCAATCAAGCGCTACATCGGCAGATTGAACCAAAAAATCTACATTATCTGGCGTAACGTAATCAAAAATGGCTTCGACTTCCACATCTGGGTTGATATCCGCCAGCCGTTCTTTGGCTTTAAACACGCGCGGCTTACCTACCCAATCGTCACTCATGAGAATCTGACGATTCATATCATCTAGCCGCAACTCACCGCCTCGAACTAGAATCAGCCGCCCCACACCAGCTACCGCCAAGTAAAGCGCTGCTGTACCGCCTAATCCGCCCACACCTGTAACTAGCACCGTTGCTGACTTAAGCCTCTGCTGTGCTTCTTTGCCAAAACCAGGGAGCATGATTTGGCGACGGTAAC
The genomic region above belongs to Calothrix sp. NIES-2098 and contains:
- a CDS encoding 2Fe-2S ferredoxin is translated as MTTYQVRLINKKRSLDITIPVDENTSILNAAEQQDVELPFSCQSGSCSSCVAKVVEGEVDQSEQVFLDDDQMAKGFIVLCVSYPRSDCTIRTHQEPYLV
- a CDS encoding HesA protein, which translates into the protein MVNLSPTELERYRRQIMLPGFGKEAQQRLKSATVLVTGVGGLGGTAALYLAVAGVGRLILVRGGELRLDDMNRQILMSDDWVGKPRVFKAKERLADINPDVEVEAIFDYVTPDNVDFLVQSADVALDCAHNFTERDLLNAACVRWRKPMVEAAMDGMEAYLTTIVPGVTPCLSCLFPEKPEWDRRGFGVLGAVSGTLACLTALEAIKVITGCSQPLLSQLLTMDLHQMNFAKRRSYRDRNCPVCGTHSHQYSTPQQLSRVLVNSQ
- a CDS encoding HesB/YadR/YfhF-family protein, with translation MTLTLTEAAEFRLRTFLLASSKDENATQKGIRVAVEDGGCSGYQYSIKVINTPQADDIVLQQGKLRIYVDSQSAPLLEGVVVDFVDGLLESGFKFSNPNATDTCGCGKSFQTGNCSPAGVPCS
- a CDS encoding 4Fe-4S ferredoxin, iron-sulfur binding protein; translation: MAILTGLTFGGQVWTPQFVQEINQDKCIGCGRCFKACGRNVLVLRALNEDGEFVDDEENEEIERKVMSIVHPEYCIGCQACARTCPKNCYTHSPLELS
- a CDS encoding flavin-binding family monooxygenase; the protein is MLDTTHKHLILGAGIVGLGMAEALKNAGISYDQVDASDDIGGNWYHGVYETAHIISSRKITQFTHFPMPDNYPDFPSAQNIRDYINSFADRFDLRKNIELNRLVNYVRPVENNLWEVTFDNGERRIYKGIIICNGHHWCKRFPKFRGEFDGEIIHSKDYKNPQQLRGKRVLVIGGGNSACDIAAEAARVGAKSVLSMRESVWFIPKTFAGVPISDLTKWWMPEWFQRFMAYVIILLTFGKHKDYGLPKPKYQIFDKHPTLNNEVPYYIKHGRIAYKPKVRRLDGKEVEFADGSRETFDLIVCATGFHVAYPFLPPELQRVEGATVKCYGGSFLEDYKGIYYIGWGQARGGVGSLISAFAPTFTRFLKLQDEIKIPLGLVFKKMGQQLPTTHLEDPQKIFRELKLANLFFQRIVQKAHRVNSHYSQFENHPLPPLDSPKQKQRISTIADF
- a CDS encoding NADH dehydrogenase, whose translation is MVVALDNNAQHQVVIIGGGFGGLYTAKHLAKANVNVTLIDKRNFHLFQPLLYQVATGTLSPGDISSPLRAVFSKSKNTQVLLGEVNDIDPKAQQVMMGDRVVPYDTLIVATGANHSYFGKDHWKDYAPGLKTVEDAIEMRRRIFGAFEAAEKETDPEKRRAWLTFVIVGGGATGVELAGAIAELAYKTLKEDFRNIDTSETKILLLQGSDRILPHMAPDLSQEAAESLQELGVAIHTNTRVTNIENNIVTFKQGAEIKEIGSQTILWAAGVKGSPMGQILAERTDVECDHAGRVIVEPDLTIRGYKNIFVIGDLANFSHQDLKALPGVAPVAKQQGEYVARLIQKRLKGQTLPQFHYNNVGSLAMIGQNLAVVDLGFLKLTGFIAWAFWLVVHIYFLIEFDTKLLVVFQWAWNYITRNRRSRLITGREAFTETLTNNSNPYLDEQKVIPLTQLENRV